From Tripterygium wilfordii isolate XIE 37 chromosome 13, ASM1340144v1, whole genome shotgun sequence, the proteins below share one genomic window:
- the LOC120013307 gene encoding ataxin-3 homolog isoform X2 — protein MEGASNGGMLYHEVQESKLCAVHCVNTVLQGPFFSEFDLAALAYDLDRKERQMMLEGGGVVSSAGDFNSQESHNVSLDGDFSIQKALEVWDLQVIPLDCPVAEPAQIDPELENAFICHLHDHWFCIRKVNGEWYNFDSLYVAPQNLSRFYLSAYLDSLKGDGWSIFLVRGNFPKEFPILSSEASNGYGQWLSPGDAERITKSSNSIQASQATNQLARESSNPYSIEDAEMLSEMEDEDLKAAIAASLMDSSSTMASTESNTTQNEDQNAKEMDSSSVIASDESNTMQNDQNGKEVDSSSTIASDESNTTQNDQNAKKDTARSQ, from the exons ATGGAAGGAGCGAGCAATGGAGGGATGTTGTACCACGAGGTACAGGAGTCGAAGCTGTGCGCTGTGCATTGCGTCAACACGGTGTTGCAGGGCCCTTTCTTCTCGGAGTTCGATTTGGCGGCGCTTGCCTACGATCTTGATCGGAAAGAGCGCCAGATGATGCTCGAAGGCGGAGGTGTCGTTTCCTCCGCCGGAGATTTCAACTCCCAGGAGTCCCACAATGTCTCCTTGGACGGCGATTTCAGTATACAG AAGGCTTTAGAGGTGTGGGATTTGCAAGTTATTCCTCTGGACTGTCCTGTTGCTGAGCCTGCCCAGATTGACCCCGAGCTGGAAAATGCATTCATCTGTCATTTACACGATCATTGGTTTTGTATCAGAAAAGTCAATGGAGAGTGGTATAATTTTGACAGTTTGTATGTTGCTCCTCAGAATCTTTCGAGGTTTTACCTCTCAGCATACCTTGATTCTTTGAAAGGTGATGGCTGGAGTATTTTCCTGGTGAGAGGAAATTTCCCAAAGGAGTTTCCAATCTTATCCTCTGAAGCTTCTAATGGTTATGGACAGTGGCTTTCTCCTGGAGATGCGGAGAGAATTACTAAATCCTCCAACTCAATACAGGCTTCCCAAGCAACAAATCAGCTGGCTCGAGAATCTTCCAATCCATATTCTATAGAGGATGCAGAAATGCTTTCAGAAATGGAAGACGAGGACTTGAAAGCAGCAATAGCTGCTAGTCTGATGGATTCTTCCTCAACAATGGCCAGTACCGAATCTAACACGACACAAAATGAAGATCAGAATGCCAAAGAAATGGATTCTTCCTCAGTAATAGCCAGTGATGAATCTAACACAATGCAAAATGATCAGAATGGCAAAGAAGTGGATTCTTCCTCAACAATAGCCAGTGATGAATCTAACACAACGCAAAATGATCAGAATGCCAAAAAAGATACTGCTCGATCccaatag
- the LOC120013494 gene encoding 60S ribosomal protein L35a-1 has translation MVKGRQGERVRLYVRGTILGYKRSKSNQYPSTSLVQIEGVNTKEEVAWYAGKRMAYIYKAKVKKNGTHYRCIWGKVSRPHGNSGVVRAKFKSNLPPKSMGTRVRVFMYPSNI, from the exons ATGGTGAAAGGTCGTCAAGGAGAGCGCGTGAG ACTTTATGTTCGAGGAACCATCCTCGGGTACAAAAG GTCGAAATCGAACCAGTACCCAAGCACGTCGCTGGTACAGATCGAGGGTGTGAACACCAAGGAGGAGGTTGCGTGGTACGCTGGGAAGCGAATGGCCTACATATACAAGGCCAAGGTGAAGAAGAATGGCACCCATTATCGCTGTATTTGGGGCAAAGTATCTCGACCTCACGGTAACAGTGGCGTTGTTCGTGCAAAGTTCAAGTCTAATCTTCCACCAAAATCCATG GGaactagggttagggttttcatGTATCCCAGCAACATATAA
- the LOC120013491 gene encoding pentatricopeptide repeat-containing protein At2g33680-like — translation MILSPRNRAFFNELVQHTKQKNIQKGRTVHAKIIKTGSFSCIYISNSLVNFYAKCGHLSQANLAFEEITNKDVVSWNALINGYSQQGLTGSLLVIKLFQHMRAENALPNAHTFAGVFTAASWYLSSASVGQQAHTLAIKTATFYDVYVGSSLLNFYCKAGLVLEARKLFDKMPERNAVSWATMISGYAIQRLAVEALGLFELMRSKGEGEENEFVFTSLLSALVVPEIVNSGRQIHGLAVKNGLLSFVSLGNALVTMYAKCESMGDAFQIFELYNEKNTITWSAMITGYAQSGDSEKALKLFSKMHFSGMKPSEFTLVGVLNACSDIGAFKKGKQVHSYSLKLGFEPQIFIMTGLVDMYAKCGCTVDARRGFNLLQEPDIVLWTSMIAGYVQNGENEEALSMYCRMQMDGILPNEITMASILKACASLAALEQGKQIHARTLKYGFSLEVPIGSALSTMYAKCGNLEDGNLVFRRMPARDVVSWNAMISGLSQNGRGEEALELFAEMIVEGTRPDYVTFVNILSACSHMGLVDRGWTYFRMMFDKFAIAPSVEHYACMVDILSRAGRLSEAKNFIESATIDHHMCLWRILLSACRNYRNYELGAYAGEKLMELGSLESSAYVLLSSIYTSLGRSDDVERVRKTMKLRGVSKEPGCSWIEIKSKVHVFVVGDEMHPQVGEIRVELRRLLKQMKDKGYKPTLDYPSATISV, via the coding sequence ATGATTCTGTCTCCTAGAAACCGCGCCTTCTTCAACGAACTTGTTCAACATACCAAACAGAAGAACATCCAGAAGGGCAGAACTGTACACGCGAAGATAATCAAAACTGGTTCCTTTTCTTGCATATACATCTCCAATAGCCTCGTCAATTTCTATGCGAAGTGCGGTCACTTATCTCAAGCCAACTTAGCGTTTGAAGAAATAACCAACAAAGACGTGGTCTCATGGAACGCCTTAATCAATGGCTACTCTCAACAGGGTCTCACGGGCTCGCTCCTTGTTATAAAGCTATTCCAGCACATGAGGGCAGAGAATGCCTTACCAAATGCACACACTTTTGCTGGCGTTTTCACTGCCGCTTCTTGGTATTTATCGAGCGCGTCAGTTGGTCAGCAAGCTCATACGCTTGCAATCAAGACTGCAACATTTTATGATGTCTATGTTGGGAGTTCTCTTCTCAACTTCTATTGCAAGGCGGGTCTTGTTTTGGAGGCTCGCAaattgtttgataaaatgcctgAGAGGAATGCGGTGTCTTGGGCTACTATGATATCTGGGTATGCTATTCAACGGTTGGCAGTGGAGGCTTTGGGGCTTTTTGAGTTGATGCGTAGTAAAGGTGAGGGTGAGGAGAATGAATTTGTGTTTACAAGCCTACTTAGTGCTTTGGTTGTTCCTGAAATCGTTAATAGTGGTAGGCAAATACATGGTCTTGCAGTTAAGAATGGGTTATTGTCGTTTGTATCTCTTGGAAACGCTCTTGTTACTATGTATGCAAAATGTGAGAGCATGGGTGATGCATTTCAAATCTTTGAATTATATAATGAGAAAAATACGATTACATGGTCAGCCATGATCACTGGTTATGCTCAAAGTGGGGATTCTGAgaaagctttgaaattgttttctaaGATGCATTTTTCTGGGATGAAGCCCAGTGAGTTCACCCTCGTTGGGGTTCTTAATGCTTGTAGCGACATTGGTGCTtttaagaaaggaaaacaagTACACAGCTATTCATTGAAGTTGGGGTTTGAGCCTCAAATATTTATAATGACAGGATTGGTTGACATGTATGCAAAATGTGGCTGTACAGTAGATGCTCGGAGAGGGTTTAATCTTCTGCAAGAACCTGACATTGTTCTTTGGACTTCCATGATTGCGGGGTATGTGCAGAATGGGGAGAATGAAGAAGCCTTGAGCATGTATTGCAGAATGCAGATGGACGGGATTTTGCCCAATGAAATAACTATGGCCAGTATTCTAAAAGCATGTGCAAGCCTTGCTGCTTTGGAACAGGGAAAGCAAATTCATGCCCGTACTCTCAAATATGGATTTAGTCTAGAAGTTCCAATTGGAAGTGCCCTTTCAACCATGTATGCGAAGTGTGGGAATCTGGAAGATGGGAACCTTGTCTTTAGGAGGATGCCTGCGAGGGATGTAGTCTCATGGAATGCTATGATATCTGGCCTTTCTCAGAATGGACGTGGGGAAGAAGCTTTGGAACTTTTTGCGGAGATGATAGTGGAGGGCACAAGGCCAGACTATGTTACATTTGTAAACATTCTCTCGGCTTGTAGTCACATGGGATTGGTGGACAGAGGCTGGACTTATTTTAGAATGATGTTTGATAAATTCGCCATAGCTCCAAGCGTAGAGCATTATGCTTGCATGGTTGACATCCTAAGCCGTGCTGGAAGGCTCAGTGAGGCTAAAAACTTTATTGAATCTGCTACCATAGATCATCACATGTGTTTATGGCGTATTTTATTGAGTGCTTGTCGAAACTACCGCAATTATGAATTGGGAGCATATGCTGGAGAGAAACTGATGGAGTTGGGCTCACTAGAATCATCTGCTTATGTATTGCTGTCGAGTATCTACACTTCCTTGGGCAGGTCAGACGATGTTGAGAGGGTCAGGAAGACGATGAAACTTAGAGGGGTGAGTAAAGAGCCTGGGTGTAGCTGGATTGAGATTAAGAGTAAAGTTCATGTGTTTGTTGTGGGAGACGAAATGCATCCCCAGGTTGGAGAAATACGTGTAGAACTACGAAGGTTACTTAAACAAATGAAGGATAAAGGCTACAAGCCTACTCTAGATTATCCTTCTGCTACCATTTCAGTTTGA
- the LOC120013493 gene encoding reticulon-like protein B12: protein MGSTDRLFNRQRTVHEILGGGLVADVILWRQKNVTMGILLGTLAAWLVFERSGYTLLSLVSSVLLLLASILFFWSKSAEILNRPAPPLPELHLSEEMVNEAAAFFRVHLNALLSVSQDIALGRNSNLYFKVATYLLVISVIGSLTDFLTLGYISLVIILTVPLLYERYEDRIDEFVVMGYRKLQHLYLKFDAVCISNAQKWRLEKEKLS, encoded by the exons ATGGGTTCCACGGATCGGTTGTTTAATAGGCAGAGGACTGTTCATGAGATCCTTGGTGGAGGTCTGG TGGCTGATGTGATTCTCTGGAGGCAGAAGAATGTAACTATGGGGATATTGTTAGGAACTCTAGCTGCTTGGCTGGTGTTTGAGAGATCTGGTTATACCCTGTTGTCGCTTGTCTCTAGCGTTCTCCTCCTCCTGGCATCCATCTTGTTTTTCTGGTCAAAATCTGCAGAGATTCTTAACCG GCCTGCTCCACCTCTTCCAGAGTTGCATCTCTCAGAAGAAATGGTAAATGAAGCTGCGGCTTTCTTCCGCGTACATTTAAATGCTTTACTCTCAGTCTCTCAAGACATTGCACTTGGTAGAAACTCAAACTTGTACTTCAAAGTGGCAACATACCTGCTAGTGATTTCTGTCATTGGTAGCTTGACAGATTTCCTCACTCTGGGCTATATCA GCCTTGTTATCATTCTTACAGTTCCATTGCTGTATGAGAGGTATGAAGATCGTATCGATGAGTTTGTCGTGATGGGATACCGGAAGTTGCAGCACTTGTATCTGAAATTTGATGCAGTGTGCATCAGCAATGCCCAGAAATGGAGACTGGAGAAGGAAAAACTTAGTTGA
- the LOC120013490 gene encoding neutral ceramidase 2 — protein sequence MFSPLYGRIPWLSPTIWFSVFLLLLLQNFGGALSASNYLIGLGSYDITGPAADVNMMGYANMEQTASGVHFRLRARTFIVAEPRGNRVVFVNLDACMASQIVTIKVLERLKARYGGLYTEQNVAISGIHTHAGPGGYLQYVVYIVTSLGFVHQSFDVIVDGIEKSIVQAHENLRPGSIFVNKGELLDAGANRSPSAYNNNPAAERSKYKYNVDKEMTLIKFVDEEWGPVGSFNWFATHGTSMSRTNSLISGDNKGAAARFMEDWYEQKGLLKNFDGLDANRLGTDGIPRRVSSIIPDIHQSCNDLMEVAASFKSSQGRPATEFSSVAKKVRNSFRQADRPQFVSAFCQTNCGDVSPNVLGAFCVDSGLACDFNHSTCNGKNELCYGRGPGLDEFESTRVIGERQFRKAVELFNKATEQLKGKIGHKHAYVDFSSLEVSQDSEVVKTCPAAMGFAFAAGTTDGPGAFDFKQGDDNGNAFWKLVRNLLKTPNQEQINCQRPKPILLDTGEMKEPYDWAPSILPVQILRIGQLVILSVPAEFTTMAGRRLRDVVKAVLTSGGSKEFDNNVHIVIAGLTNTYSQYVTTIEEYQVQRYEGASTLYGPHTLSAYIQEFKKLASALVSGQILEPGPQPPDLLDKQISLLTPVVLDMTPPGVKFGDVKTDVPLNSTVKRGGLVSVTFWSACPRNDLMTEGTFALVELLEDQKTWAPAYDDDDFCLRFKWSRPAKLSPQSYATIEWRIPESAVPGVYRIGHFGASKSLFGSVQHFTGSSSAFVVV from the exons ATGTTTTCTCCTCTCTATGGCCGGATACCATGGCTGTCTCCAACTATTTGGTTTTCGGTCTTCCTGTTACTCTTACTGCAGAATTTTGGAGGAGCTCTATCAGCTTCCAATTACTTGATTGGTCTGGGAAGTTATGACATAACAGGGCCTGCTGCTGATGTTAATATGATGGGATATGCAAATATGGAACAGACTGCTTCTGGAGTCCACTTTAGGTTGCGTGCTCGTACATTTATTGTGGCCGAACCTAGGGGAAATCGTGTAGTATTCGTAAATCTTGATGCCTGCATGGCCTCACAAATTGTCACAATTAAAGTACTGGAGAGGCTGAAAGCAAG GTATGGGGGCCTTTATACAGAGCAAAATGTTGCCATCAGTGGTATCCATACTCATGCTGGGCCTGGAGGCTACCTTCAGTATGTTGTATACATCGTAACATCACTTGGATTCGTCCACCAGTCATTTGATGTGATTGTTGATGGCATTGAGAAAAGCATTGTACAAGCTCATGAAAACCTTCGACCGGGGTCTATTTTTGTAAATAAAG GAGAGCTATtggatgctggtgcaaaccgcAGTCCTAGTGCATATAACAACAATCCTGCTGCAGAGAGGAGTAAATATAAGTATAATGTTGATAAAGAAATGACTCTCATAAAGTTTGTAGATGAAGAATGGGGTCCTGTAGGTAGCTTTAACTGGTTTGCAACTCATGGAACTTCTATGAGTCGTACAAACTCATTGATAAGTGGTGACAATAAAGGAGCTGCAGCACGGTTTATGGAAGATTGGTATGAACAAAAAGGTCTTTTGAAAAATTTTGATGGCTTGGATGCTAATAGACTTGGAACTGACGGAATCCCTCGAAGAGTCTCAAGCATAATACCAGACATACACCAAAGCT GTAATGACTTAATGGAGGTTGCTGCCTCCTTCAAGTCTTCTCAGGGACGACCTGCCACGGAGTTTTCTAGTGTGGCAAAAAAGGTCCGGAATTCTTTCAGGCAGGCTGACAGACCTCAATTTGTATCTGCATTCTGTCAAACAAATTGTGGTGATGTGAGCCCTAATGTTCTTGGTGCATTCTGCGTAGACAGTGGACTAGCTTGTGATTTCAATCATAGTACCTGCAATGGGAAAAATGAACTATGCTATGGCCGTGGCCCAGG CTTGGATGAATTTGAGAGTACAAGGGTCATTGGAGAGAGGCAATTCAGAAAGGCTGTTGAACTTTTCAACAAAGCAACGGAACAGCTCAAAGGAAAGATTGGACACAAACATGCTTATGTGGATTTCTCAAGCCTTGAGGTTTCACAGGACTCTGAGGTGGTGAAAACATGCCCCGCTGCAATGGGCTTTGCTTTCGCTGCTGGAACCACTGATGGGCCTGGAGCTTTTGATTTTAAGCAAGGAGATGATAAT GGCAATGCCTTCTGGAAGTTGGTGAGGAACTTGCTCAAAACACCTAACCAAGAACAAATCAATTGTCAGCGTCCAAAGCCAATTCTGCTTGATACTGGTGAAATGAAGGAACCATATGACTGGGCG CCCTCCATACTTCCAGTTCAGATTTTGCGGATAGGGCAATTAGTCATTCTCAGCGTACCTGCAG AATTTACAACTATGGCTGGCAGGCGCCTTCGGGATGTTGTCAAGGCGGTGCTCACTTCTGGAGGTAGTAAGGAATTCGACAATAATGTCCATATTGTTATTGCAGGCCTGACAAATACTTATTCCCAGTATGTTACTACCATTGAGGAGTACCAGGTGCAAAGATACGAG GGAGCCTCCACTCTTTATGGTCCACACACACTCAGTGCCTACATTCAGGAGTTCAAGAAATTAGCTTCAGCTCTTGTCAGTGGCCAAATTCTTGAACCAGGCCCACAGCCTCCAGATCTCTTAGACAAGCAAATCAGTTTATTAACACCTGTTGTTCTGGATATGACCCCTCCTGGTGTGAAATTTGGGGACGTTAAAACTGATGTTCCTTTGAATTCGACGGTTAAGAGGGGCGGATTGGTTTCAGTCACCTTCTGGTCTGCTTGTCCCAGGAATGACCTTATGACGGAGGGTACATTTGCACTTGTTGAGCTTCTTGAGGACCAGAAGACATGGGCTCCTGCCTATGACGATGATGACTTCTGCCTACGTTTTAAGTGGTCTAGACCAGCAAAACTCAGTCCTCAAAGCTATGCGACTATTGAATGGAGAATTCCAGAATCGGCAGTTCCGGGTGTTTATAGGATAGGGCATTTTGGCGCTTCAAAGTCCCTTTTTGGATCAGTTCAGCATTTCACAGGTTCATCCAGCGCCTTTGTTGTGGTATAG
- the LOC120013308 gene encoding OVARIAN TUMOR DOMAIN-containing deubiquitinating enzyme 3 produces MAAVEEKLFNERILEELKHGIAKFELVSSPISSISSCSSHSRPVTFLGENSNRFFARIEPSLGKGLPAMKKVERYSVQKVTGDGRCLFRALVKGMALNKGISLSSKGEREDADELRMAVKEVICDNGKERQQYEEALIAITVDEPLKRYCQRIQRSDFWGGESELLVLSRLCHQPIVVYIPEHEHTRQGWGAGFIPIAEYGSEFCQGSRKGKPPKVVRLLYSCKNHYDLLL; encoded by the exons ATGGCCGCGGTGGAGGAGAAGCTTTTTAATG AGAGAATTCTTGAGGAGCTGAAACATGGGATTGCGAAGTTCGAGCTTGTTTCTTCGCCAATTTCGTCGATTTCAAGCTGTAGTTCTCATTCACGTCCCGTGACATTTCTCGGAGAGAATAGCAATCGCTTCTTTGCAAGAATTGAACCGTCTCT AGGTAAGGGATTGCCGGCAATGAAAAAGGTTGAGCGCTATTCTGTTCAAAAAGTTACTGGGGATGGACGCTGCCTATTCCGTGCCCTG GTGAAAGGAATGGCTCTCAACAAGGGTATCTCTCTTAGCTcaaagggagagagagaagacGCGG ATGAACTACGAATGGCAGTGAAAGAAGTGATATGTGACAATGGTAAAGAACGGCAGCAGTATGAAGAAGCGTTGATTGCAATTACAGTTGATGAGCCTTTAAAACG TTACTGTCAACGTATTCAACGGTCCGATTTCTGGGGAGGAGAGTCAGAGTTACTG GTTTTGTCAAGATTGTGTCATCAGCCAATCGTTGTTTACATACCTGAGCATGAG CATACAAGGCAAGGATGGGGCGCTGGTTTCATCCCCATAGCAGAGTATGGGTCTGAATTCTGCCAGGGCTCAAGAAAGGGAAAGCCCCCAAAAGTTGTGAGGCTCCTCTACAGTTGCAAGAACCACTACGATCTGCTTCTGTGA
- the LOC120013307 gene encoding ataxin-3 homolog isoform X1, which translates to MEGASNGGMLYHEVQESKLCAVHCVNTVLQGPFFSEFDLAALAYDLDRKERQMMLEGGGVVSSAGDFNSQESHNVSLDGDFSIQVLQKALEVWDLQVIPLDCPVAEPAQIDPELENAFICHLHDHWFCIRKVNGEWYNFDSLYVAPQNLSRFYLSAYLDSLKGDGWSIFLVRGNFPKEFPILSSEASNGYGQWLSPGDAERITKSSNSIQASQATNQLARESSNPYSIEDAEMLSEMEDEDLKAAIAASLMDSSSTMASTESNTTQNEDQNAKEMDSSSVIASDESNTMQNDQNGKEVDSSSTIASDESNTTQNDQNAKKDTARSQ; encoded by the exons ATGGAAGGAGCGAGCAATGGAGGGATGTTGTACCACGAGGTACAGGAGTCGAAGCTGTGCGCTGTGCATTGCGTCAACACGGTGTTGCAGGGCCCTTTCTTCTCGGAGTTCGATTTGGCGGCGCTTGCCTACGATCTTGATCGGAAAGAGCGCCAGATGATGCTCGAAGGCGGAGGTGTCGTTTCCTCCGCCGGAGATTTCAACTCCCAGGAGTCCCACAATGTCTCCTTGGACGGCGATTTCAGTATACAG GTTTTACAGAAGGCTTTAGAGGTGTGGGATTTGCAAGTTATTCCTCTGGACTGTCCTGTTGCTGAGCCTGCCCAGATTGACCCCGAGCTGGAAAATGCATTCATCTGTCATTTACACGATCATTGGTTTTGTATCAGAAAAGTCAATGGAGAGTGGTATAATTTTGACAGTTTGTATGTTGCTCCTCAGAATCTTTCGAGGTTTTACCTCTCAGCATACCTTGATTCTTTGAAAGGTGATGGCTGGAGTATTTTCCTGGTGAGAGGAAATTTCCCAAAGGAGTTTCCAATCTTATCCTCTGAAGCTTCTAATGGTTATGGACAGTGGCTTTCTCCTGGAGATGCGGAGAGAATTACTAAATCCTCCAACTCAATACAGGCTTCCCAAGCAACAAATCAGCTGGCTCGAGAATCTTCCAATCCATATTCTATAGAGGATGCAGAAATGCTTTCAGAAATGGAAGACGAGGACTTGAAAGCAGCAATAGCTGCTAGTCTGATGGATTCTTCCTCAACAATGGCCAGTACCGAATCTAACACGACACAAAATGAAGATCAGAATGCCAAAGAAATGGATTCTTCCTCAGTAATAGCCAGTGATGAATCTAACACAATGCAAAATGATCAGAATGGCAAAGAAGTGGATTCTTCCTCAACAATAGCCAGTGATGAATCTAACACAACGCAAAATGATCAGAATGCCAAAAAAGATACTGCTCGATCccaatag
- the LOC120012763 gene encoding acetyl-coenzyme A carboxylase carboxyl transferase subunit alpha, chloroplastic: protein MASISHSPVSFTGTSASDLLRSSSNGVSGIPLKSQGRVQLYTRRRNFGVTAALRKVKKHEYPWPEDPDPNVEGGILAHLSHFKPLKEKPKPVTLDFEKPLVQLEKKIIDVRKMANETGLDFSDQIISLENKYHQALKDLYTHLTPIQRVNIARHPNRPTFLDHVFNITDKFVELHGDRAGYDDPAIVTGLGTIGDRRMMFIGHQKGRNTKENIQRNFGMPTPHGYRKALRMMYYADHHGFPIVTFIDTPGAFADLKSEELGQGEAIAHNLRTMFGLKVPIVSIVIGEGGSGGALAIGCANKLLMLENAVFYVASPEACAAILWKTAKASPKAAEKLKITATELCKLQIADGIIPEPLGGAHADPSWTSQQIKAAINESMDELEALMEKNPEEILRHRMLKFRKIGGFQEGTPIDPKRKFNMKRKEGPIQAKTSELNLKDDIEKLRQQILKAKESSTGPSELALNEMIEKLKKEIDLEFSEAAKAMGVKDRIEKLRQEFSKANSQDQLMHPGLMDTIEKLKAEFNQGLSSAPNYSSLKYKLDMLNELSKTKGLSENKKKAATLKQEINNKFKEVMDRPDIKEKMEALTAEVQRCGVSKFDDLDQGSKDTILKMKKEIELEAVNILKSMGLEIEVVEKAREFSERTTFPEFKARLENLNEEVNKKIEDVVNSSDLKNMIGVLKLEIAKAGKTPNTESRRKIEALEQQIKQRLSEALSSSELKEKHEELEAEISEALKSSGGLDGSLKAKNPMEDNSKHDEPRVEVNLGANCS from the exons ATGGCTTCAATATCACATTCTCCAGTTTCTTTCACTGGAACTTCAGCTTCCGATCTTCTTCGGAGCTCCAGTAATGGAGTCAGTGGCATCCCTTTGAAATCCCAAGGAAGGGTACAGTTGTACACAAGGAGAAGGAACTTTGGTGTCACTGCAGCACTTAGGAAGGTGAAGAAGCACGAGTATCCATGGCCTGAAGATCCGGATCCAAATGTGGAAGGCGGGATTCTTGCTCATCTCTCACATTttaagcctttgaaggagaagcCTAAGCCAGTTACTTTGGATTTTGAGAAACCGCTTGTCCAGCTTGAGAAGAAGATAATCGAT GTGAGGAAGATGGCCAATGAAACTGGCCTGGATTTTAGTGATCAGATCATTTCACTCGAGAATAAATACCATCAG GCCCTGAAGGACTTATATACACATTTGACCCCAATTCAACGTGTGAATATTGCACGGCACCCTAACAGACCCACTTTTCTTGACCACGTATTTAACATTACGGACAAG TTTGTGGAGCTTCATGGAGATCGTGCAGGGTATGATGATCCTGCTATTGTTACTGGTTTAGGAACCATAGGTGATAGAAGAATGATGTTCATAGGTCACCAAAAGGGTAGAAACACGAAGGAGAACATTCAGCGTAACTTTGGTATGCCTACTCCCCATGG TTACCGGAAGGCTCTGCGCATGATGTACTATGCAGATCACCATGGGTTTCCTATAGTTACTTTCATTGACACACCTGGGGCATTTGCAGACCTTAAATCCGAGGAACTAGGTCAA GGTGAAGCCATTGCTCACAATTTGAGGACCATGTTTGGTCTGAAGGTACCAATTGTTTCTATTGTTATCGGGGAAGGTGGTTCTGGTGGCGCCCTGGCCATCGGCTGTGCTAATAAATTGTTAATGCTTGAAAATGCTGTCTTCTATGTTGCCAG TCCAGAAGCTTGTGCAGCAATATTGTGGAAGACTGCGAAAGCCTCTCCGAAG GCAGCCGAGAAGCTGAAAATCACTGCTACAGAACTGTGCAAGCTGCAAATTGCTGATGGGATCATCCCT GAGCCGCTTGGTGGTGCACATGCAGATCCATCTTGGACCTCGCAGCAGATAAAAGCTGCGATTAATGAATCCATGGAT GAGCTCGAGGCGCTCATGGAGAAAAACCCAGAAGAGATACTGAGGCATCGCATGCTCAAGTTTAGGAAAATTGGAGGGTTCCAAGAAGGAACCCCAATAGATcctaaaagaaaattcaacatgaaaaggaAAGAAGGGCCTATTCAAGCCAAGACTTCAGAGTTGAATTTGAAGGATGATATTGAGAAACTGAGGCAGCAAATTTTGAAAGCGAAGGAGTCTTCTACCGGGCCTTCTGAGTTAGCTTTGAATGAGATGATTGAGAAACTAAAGAAAGAGATTGATCTCGAATTTTCCGAGGCAGCTAAAGCCATGGGCGTGAAGGATAGGATTGAGAAATTGCGCCAAGAATTTTCAAAAGCAAATTCACAAGACCAACTTATGCATCCTGGTCTGATGGACACGATTGAGAAGCTTAAGGCCGAGTTTAATCAAGGCCTTTCATCGGCTCCTAATTATTCAAGCCTGAAGTATAAGCTTGACATGTTGAATGAGCTCTCTAAAACAAAAGGCCTTTCCGAGAACAAAAAGAAGGCTGCGACATTGAAGCAGGAAATCAATAACAAATTCAAAGAAGTCATGGATCGCCCTGATATTAAGGAGAAGATGGAAGCACTGACAGCTGAAGTCCAAAGATGTGGGGTTTCGAAATTTGATGATTTAGACCAAGGTTCGAAGGATACTATTTTGAAGATGAAAAAGGAGATAGAGCTGGAAGCGGTTAATATCCTTAAGTCCATGGGGCTGGAGATAGAAGTTGTAGAAAAGGCAAGAGAATTCAGTGAAAGGACTACATTCCCAGAATTTAAAGCTCGGCTAGAAAACTTGAATGAAGAAGTTAACAAGAAAATTGAAGACGTGGTCAACTCATCAGATCTGAAAAACATGATTGGAGTGCTGAAGTTGGAGATAGCGAAGGCAGGAAAGACCCCAAATACTGAGTCAAGAAGAAAGATTGAGGCCCTGGAGCAACAGATTAAGCAGAGGCTTTCAGAAGCTTTGAGTTCCTCAGAATTAAAGGAGAAGCATGAAGAGCTGGAAGCAGAGATTTCTGAAGCCTTAAAATCTTCTGGAGGATTAGATGGAAGCTTAAAAGCAAAAAATCCAATGGAAGACAACTCTAAGCATGATGAACCAAGAGTGGAGGTTAATTTGGGTGCAAATTGCAGCTAA